In Capricornis sumatraensis isolate serow.1 chromosome 16, serow.2, whole genome shotgun sequence, a genomic segment contains:
- the MMP7 gene encoding matrilysin: MPRKCKEAAMRLALLCAACLLPGSPALPLSPGPGGEGDPRWQLAQDYLKRFYSSDSKMKNANSLEVRLKQMEGFFHLPITGILSPRIIEIMQKPRCGVPDVAEFSLFPNQPKWTSKVVTYRIMTYTSDLPHITVNQLVAKAFKIWSEVIPLTFKRVRWGTADIMIGFARRAHGDPYPFDGPGAALAHAFAPGPGLGGDAHFDEDERWTDASGIGINFLYVATHELGHSLGLSHSSDPDAVMYPTYSKEDSKNFKLSQDDINGIQKLYGKRNDSRKK; encoded by the exons ATGCCCCGTAAGTGCAAGGAGGCAGCTATGCGGCTGGCACTGCTGTGCGCCGCGTGCCTGCTGCCTGGCAGCCCGGCCCTGCCACTCAGCCCGGGCCCGGGAGGCGAGGGCGACCCGCGCTGGCAGCTGGCTCAG GACTATCTTAAGAGATTTTATTCATCTGACTCAAAAATGAAGAATGCCAATAGTTTAGAAGTCAGACTCAAGCAGATGGAAGGATTCTTTCACCTTCCTATAACTGGAATATTAAGCCCCCGTATTATAGAGATCATGCAGAAGCCCAGATGTGGAGTACCGGATGTTGCAGAATTTTCGCTATTCCCAAATCAGCCAAAATGGACTTCCAAAGTAGTCACCTACAG GATCATGACATATACTTCAGACTTACCACATATCACAGTGAATCAATTAGTGGCCAAGGCCTTCAAAATATGGAGCGAAGTGATCCCACTGACATTTAAGAGAGTTAGATGGGGAACTGCTGATATCATGATTGGCTTTGCAAGAAGAG CTCACGGGGACCCGTATCCCTTTGATGGGCCAGGAGCCGCACTGGCTCACGCCTTTGCACCTGGGCCAGGCCTGGGAGGAGATGCTCACTTCGATGAGGATGAACGCTGGACTGATGCTAGTGGGATAG GAATTAACTTCCTGTATGTTGCAACACACGAGCTTGGCCATTCCTTAGGTCTGAGTCATTCGTCTGATCCTGATGCTGTGATGTATCCAACCTACAGCAAAGAAGATTCCAAGAATTTCAAACTTTCACAGGATGATATCAACGGAATTCAGAAATTATACG